From the Penicillium oxalicum strain HP7-1 chromosome V, whole genome shotgun sequence genome, one window contains:
- a CDS encoding Delta(14)-sterol reductase — protein sequence MAPRKAEKPNIPIQPVPEKRGYEFGGPLGAFGIVFGLPLLVYTFTFVCNDVTGCPAPSLLHPSTLTLDQLKREVGWPEEGIVGLYDTRVTLWTLSYYVFSLFLQVFLPGQEVDGVSLACGGRLKYKFNAFSSALIILLGLATGTYMYGANFVVWTFLWDNYIQVITANLLIASSVAMFVYLKSFTVPQPGQLNHALRELAPGGHTGNPLYDFFIGRELNPRIRLPIPFVSEASRTLDIKVFMEMRPGLLGWTILNLSNVAHQYRTYGYVTDSIVLVTIFQAFYILDALYMEPAILTTMDVIMDGFGFMLSFGDVVWVPHIYSIQSRYLAVFPLELGWSGMALVLSATAVGYAIFRGANNQKNRFRTDPNDPRVKHIKFIETKSGSKLMISGWWGLARHINYLGDWIMSWSYCLPTGVAGYTLIQSINPSTGAVQTQAVQTPEVRGWGMIFTYFYMLYFGVLLIHREMRDEEKCKKKYGADWDRYTSMVRSRIIPGIY from the exons CAACCAGTGCCCGAGAAGCGTGGTTATGAATTTGGTGGACC TCTAGGGGCCTTTGGTATCGTCTTCGGACTGCCCCTCTTGGTGTACACCTTCACCTTTGTTTGCAACGACGTCACCGGATGTCCCGCGCCTTCACTCCTCCATCCCTCGACCCTCACCCTCGATCAGTTGAAGCGGGAGGTTGGTTGGCCCGAGGAGGGCATCGTCGGCCTCTATGATACCCGCGTCACCTTGTGGACACTCAGTTACTATGTCTTCAGTCTGTTCCTGCAGGTCTTTCTCCCGGGACAGGAGGTGGATGGTGTTTCTCTCGCGTGCGGTGGAAGACTCAAGTACAAATTCAATG CTTTCTCCTCCGccctcatcatccttctgGGCTTGGCCACAGGAACCTACATGTACGGCGCCAATTTTGTGGTATGGACCTTTTTGTGGGACAATTATATCCAGGTCATCACGGCCAACCTGTTGATTGCATCATCGGTCGCAATGTTCGTCTACCTGAAGAGTTTCACGGTTCCCCAGCCAGGCCAGCTGAACCACGCACTTCGCGAACTCGCTCCCGGCGGTCACACAGGGAACCCTCTCTACGATTTCTTTATCGGCCGAGAGCTCAACCCTCGTATCCGTCTACCGATCCCCTTTGTGAGTGAGGCGTCGCGCACGCTGGACATCAAGGTCTTCATGGAGATGCGCCCCGGCTTGCTGGGCTGGACCATTCTAAACCTGTCTAACGTGGCTCACCAATACCGCACCTACGGATACGTCACCGACtcgatcgtcctcgtcaccatcttccaagcCTTTTACATTTTGGACGCTCTGTACATGGAGCCCGCGATTCTCACCACCATGGACGTGATCATGGATGGATTCGGATTCATGCTGTCCTTTGGTGACGTCGTTTGGGTCCCCCATATCTACAGCATTCAAAGCCGATATCTGGCCGTCTTCCCTCTTGAGCTTGGATGGAGCGGCATGGCCCTCGTCCTGAGCGCCACCGCGGTGGGATATGCCATCTTCCGCGGGGCCAACAACCAAAAGAACCGCTTCCGCACCGACCCCAACGACCCGCGCGTCAAGCACATCAAGTTCATCGAGACCAAGAGTGGCTCCAAGCTGATGATCTCCGGTTGGTGGGGTCTCGCACGACACATCAATTACCTGGGTGACTGGATCATGTCATGGTCCTATTGCCTCCCCACCGGTGTCGCTGGGTATACCCTTATTCAGAGCATCAACCCTTCCACGGGCGCCGTCCAGACGCAGGCTGTGCAGACCCCAGAGGTCCGTGGCTGGGGCATGATCTTTACGTACTTCTATATGCTCTACTTTGGCGTTTTGCTGATTCACCGTGAAATGCGTGACGAGGAAAAGTGCAAGAAGAAGTACGGCGCCGATTGGGACCGTTACACTTCAATGGTTCGCAGTCGCATCATCCCCGGGATTTACTGA